A region of the Kribbella sp. NBC_01245 genome:
CGGCGGCCTTCGGGTCCGGTCCGTACTGGTTCTGGCCCGCGTCGCCTTCCTTGACGTTCCAGATGATCCACAGGATGAACCCGACACACGGGATCAGGTAGATCAGGAACCAGATGCCCGGCTTGTTGATGTCGTGCAGACGGCGAACACCTACGGCGATCGACGGCAGCAGTACGGCCAGCGCGTAGATCGTGGTCAGGATGCCGTACTCGGCCGGGGCGGTGCCGAAGGTCAGCCCGGCGACCCGGTCGATGATGGTCAGCACGATCGAAATGACGAAGTTGATCAGCGCGAACATCCAGAATTCCTTGCGGCGGGCCCGGCCGCTGAAGTCCGTGTACTTCTTGAGGACCCCGGTGTACCACTCCATTGCTCTGCTCCTGCTCGTTTTGGGCGATGTGGTATGCAGAGATCAACGTTGCGTCTCCTGCTTGCCACCGCAACAAAACACGCCGTACGACCAGGCCGCGAATCGGTATCTTCGCGCGCAGGAGCCTTCGCGGTTACGCGGGCTTTGCCTGGGTGACGCGCCAAAGGTGCCGCGGTTCCGGCCCTTCGGTGCACGCGTCCGCCGCGCCGAACTCCCAGCCTTCGGCCAGGTCGTCCACCAGGTCGCGGTCGAAGTAGCGCACCGCGAACCCACGCTGCTCGTACAGGCCGTCGCCATGGTCGATGCCACAGGCAACCGAAGCGTCATCGGTCGACCACGCTGTGTACACGAACAGTCCACCCGGCCGCAGCACCCGGCGAATCTCGGCGACCAGCGCGCGCAGCTCATCCCGCGACAACGCCATGCTGAGCAGCTGATTCGCGAATACCGAGTTCACCGTGCCGTCGGCCGGCGGCAGCGGATCGCGCACATCGTGCAGCGCGGCAGTGAGCCGGTCGTCGAGTCCGTCACGTTGCGCCGATAGCCGGAGCTGGTCGAGTGCGGTCTCGCTGAAGTCGGTGGCGTGCACGCTGAATCCCTGACGCGCGAAGTACAACGCGTCGCGGCCCTGACCGGCACCGAGCTCCAGGACATCGTCGATACCCGCGGCCGCGAACAGGCGGGTCGTCCACCTTGCGGCCTGCGAAGGCTCGGCGCCATGCAGTCGAGGATTCGACGCATACGCCGCCTGCCACCGTTCTTGTTGAGCCCTTGCGAGCTCCATGTAACCAGTCTTCATCTTGCTCCCCGTGGTCGTCCCGCCGCGGTGATGCCGACCGGACCCGAGCAGCCTACGCGAAGATGGTTGCCCTGTCGTCAGGTGCGCGGCGGTTCGGCCGTCAGGTGGTACATCGGATTGGGCATCCGTCCGGTCACTGGGATGGGTGGCCGCGTATCGAGATCGGCATAGCCGAGGCTCAACCGGTAACCATTCAAGGGATATCGCGCGTACGTCTCGTCCAGCAGACCCGTCGCGGCGAGTCGATCGGCGTACGCCGGGTTGGCCGCGGCGTACCGCTCGATCTCACCGCGAGTCATCGCCCACAAACGATCGGCAGGCATCACACGAGCATCTTCAAGTACGTCGCCCATCGGTCCGAGCACGCCGAGGAACAACGCGTCCACCAGGTACTGACGCAAGACGTGCCACGGCTTTCGCGGTAACACCCGGTAATGGCCGTCGGGCTCCATGCCACGTGCGTCAACGGGTTCGGTCGAGATGTTCACGTCATCGACCAGGTCCTTGATCACAATGCGTGCGGGCAATCCCTCCGGCCCGCAGATGACCATCAGGTTCTCGCCATGCGGGTTCACGGTGATGCCGTAGTGGTGCATCACATGCAGCAACGGCCGGAGCAACGCCGCGAGCAACGCGCTGATCCACACGTCCGCATCCGAACCGGCGCGAGCGATCAGGTCCGCGAGCAACGACCGGCCAGTCGCGTCACGATGCAGTACGGCGGCCAGCGGCCAGGCGGTCTCCCCCGGCTGGAGGCGTGGGTCGACGGGTTCACGCCAGATGCAGCCGAGCGTCTCGACCCACTGATACGGAATACCCGGCGCGCTGGACAACTGCGGATGCCGCACGGTCACCGACGCCACCTCGCCGAGGAGTTCGGCCCCGAGTTTGCCGAGCACCTCATCTCGTTGCCAAAGGCCCCGGAGCCACTGTGTCACCATCGGCGCGGCCAGACTGCAATGCTCCGGGATACCGCGATACACCGAGGTGTTGAGGATCTTCAGCGGCAGCTTGACCTGATACCGGTCGCGTTCGGTGATGTTCACCATCGTCCGAATAGACTGTGTAGGTAGGTAATCGTCCGGGCCGTTGCCCAGCACAACGATCTGCCCCGTCGCGAGTTCGCGCGCCCATTGGGTACGGATGACGTGGTCGAGCTGCCACGGATGACACGGCAACCAGACATACGTATCCGGGTGATCGGGCAACAACTGCCGGAATGCCTCGATCGTGGCCGGATCCAGCTCCGCCGCGATGACCGAATGCTCGGACAGGTCCGGCGTACCCCTGAACTCCGCCAGCCCACGACGTACGGCGAGCCAGGTCAATCGCAACGGCCTACGCGCCTCTGGGGCATAAGAACGCGAATCCTCTGCGGAGAACCCGAGCCGCCCCTTGTTCGCAACGAGCAACGGGTGTCCGGTGAAATGACCCTCGAGCTCACTGTGATGCCGCCCGACCAGCTCTTCGTTGGACACGGCCGTCGACGCCATCGCAACGTCCGCCGCGAGGGTGCTGGTCAACTCGGCGAGATACCCGGCGGCGGTCTGACCGCTGATACCGAGCACGCTGGTGGCGTCGACGATGAACTGCAGCGGGTCGATCGCCGGTTCGCTCTCGTCATTGCCGAGGATCCCGGTCGCCGTACGGCGGATCGAACCCGGATCGACCCGCCAGCTGCCGAAGGCACCGCGCGTCGCACTGAAGACGTACGACGCGGTCCCCAGCTCGAGGCGTCCGTCCACCGGCGTGAGCAATCCCTCGGTGCACAACTGGCCGATCAACTTGGCCAGTAGGGCTTGTGAACACGTTGACCAGGCTGAGGTCATTCCGCCCCCGGCACCGCGAACGTCGTGAAGGCCGTTTGCTTCGGCAGGCGGAAGCACTCGCGGCCGGCGATCGCGTTGAGAATGCCCGCGTTGCGCACCGCGCCGATGCCGAGGTCGGGAGCCGCGACACCGTGGCTGTGCAGATCGGCGTTCGCCACGAACAGCCGTCCGACCAGATCCCCCTCGGCCGCCACGCTGTGGTCCCGGTTGATGCTCCAACGACCAGCCTCGTCCAGCACAACCCGGTCCGCCAGCTCCGATAGGAACGGTAGCGGCCGGTTGCGATAGCCCGTCGCCGCGATCACGATATCCGTTTGGTGCTTGAAGGTTCGGCCGCTGTCGCTGTGCCGGAGGGTCAACTCGACAACGTTGTCCAAGGCAACGGCCGACTCGACCGCGACCCCGACCTGCAACTCGACCGGCGCAACCGGCTCGGCGCCGAGATCCCGTTGGTAGAGCACGTCGTGGATGTCGTCCAACGTGTCCGACGAGATGCCCTTGTAGTGCCGCCACTGCTCCTTGACCAGCCGATCGCGCGAAGCCTCGGCCAACTCGTGGAAGTAGTCGACGTACGACGGGGTCGTCATCTCCAGCACGAGCTTCGAGTAGTCCAGCGGCGCGAACGACGGCGTACGGGTGAGCCAGTTGACCGCCGGACCGCCGTCGGAGTTCGCCCGGAGCAGGTCGAGCGCGCACTCGGCGCCGGACTGGCCCGAGCCCACCACGGTCACGCGTCCCGCCTTCAGCAGGTCGTCGCGCCGGTAGAGGTAGTCCGCCGAGTGCAGGAAGCTCTCCGCGGGAAGGCCTCGCAGCGCGGCCGGAACCGCCGGCTCCGTGCCGACACCGAGGACGAGGTGCCGCGCGCTGAGCTCGACCACCTCGTTGCCCCGGGCAACCGTGAGGTGGAAGGCGTCGCCATCCCAGCGCACGTTCTCGACCTGGTGACCGAAATGCAGCGAGTCCAGCTGAGCGGCGGCCCAGCGCAGGTACGCCTCGTACTCCCGCCGCGTCGGGTGGAACTTCTCCCGTACGTAGAACTGGTAGAGCCGGTCGTTGTCACGCAGGTACGACAGGAAGGACAGCGGGTGCGCCGGCTCGACCAGGCTGAC
Encoded here:
- a CDS encoding DUF805 domain-containing protein, whose translation is MEWYTGVLKKYTDFSGRARRKEFWMFALINFVISIVLTIIDRVAGLTFGTAPAEYGILTTIYALAVLLPSIAVGVRRLHDINKPGIWFLIYLIPCVGFILWIIWNVKEGDAGQNQYGPDPKAAERGQGFPGGEPGYPTV
- a CDS encoding class I SAM-dependent methyltransferase; the protein is MKTGYMELARAQQERWQAAYASNPRLHGAEPSQAARWTTRLFAAAGIDDVLELGAGQGRDALYFARQGFSVHATDFSETALDQLRLSAQRDGLDDRLTAALHDVRDPLPPADGTVNSVFANQLLSMALSRDELRALVAEIRRVLRPGGLFVYTAWSTDDASVACGIDHGDGLYEQRGFAVRYFDRDLVDDLAEGWEFGAADACTEGPEPRHLWRVTQAKPA
- a CDS encoding IucA/IucC family protein, with amino-acid sequence MTSAWSTCSQALLAKLIGQLCTEGLLTPVDGRLELGTASYVFSATRGAFGSWRVDPGSIRRTATGILGNDESEPAIDPLQFIVDATSVLGISGQTAAGYLAELTSTLAADVAMASTAVSNEELVGRHHSELEGHFTGHPLLVANKGRLGFSAEDSRSYAPEARRPLRLTWLAVRRGLAEFRGTPDLSEHSVIAAELDPATIEAFRQLLPDHPDTYVWLPCHPWQLDHVIRTQWARELATGQIVVLGNGPDDYLPTQSIRTMVNITERDRYQVKLPLKILNTSVYRGIPEHCSLAAPMVTQWLRGLWQRDEVLGKLGAELLGEVASVTVRHPQLSSAPGIPYQWVETLGCIWREPVDPRLQPGETAWPLAAVLHRDATGRSLLADLIARAGSDADVWISALLAALLRPLLHVMHHYGITVNPHGENLMVICGPEGLPARIVIKDLVDDVNISTEPVDARGMEPDGHYRVLPRKPWHVLRQYLVDALFLGVLGPMGDVLEDARVMPADRLWAMTRGEIERYAAANPAYADRLAATGLLDETYARYPLNGYRLSLGYADLDTRPPIPVTGRMPNPMYHLTAEPPRT
- a CDS encoding lysine N(6)-hydroxylase/L-ornithine N(5)-oxygenase family protein, with translation MSTAHPAYDAIAIGCGPFNLGLAALASGLDDVNLAVLDGRPELTWHRGLMFGDAMLQVSFLADLVSLVEPAHPLSFLSYLRDNDRLYQFYVREKFHPTRREYEAYLRWAAAQLDSLHFGHQVENVRWDGDAFHLTVARGNEVVELSARHLVLGVGTEPAVPAALRGLPAESFLHSADYLYRRDDLLKAGRVTVVGSGQSGAECALDLLRANSDGGPAVNWLTRTPSFAPLDYSKLVLEMTTPSYVDYFHELAEASRDRLVKEQWRHYKGISSDTLDDIHDVLYQRDLGAEPVAPVELQVGVAVESAVALDNVVELTLRHSDSGRTFKHQTDIVIAATGYRNRPLPFLSELADRVVLDEAGRWSINRDHSVAAEGDLVGRLFVANADLHSHGVAAPDLGIGAVRNAGILNAIAGRECFRLPKQTAFTTFAVPGAE